A segment of the Terribacillus aidingensis genome:
GACCCGCACGCAAGATCGGTACAAGTCCGATTTTCTTCCCAGCAAGTACCTTCGTTTTCGCTTCTACGACAGGTGTTTGAATCGTTGTCTCTTCCATTGGCAGATCACGTGTGATCTCAAACGCCATAAGCGCAGCAACCTCATCCACCAACTCACGGAACTCCTTCGTACCTGTATTCTTATCACGTATGTACGTAAGCTTATGCTGAATTAACGGATGATCCAAAACAAAAACATTACCCATTTCCGAACACTCCCTCTAAAAATATTCAAATCTTAACCAGTATACAGAAAGAGAAAAAGGAACGCAATGAAAATAAGGAAAGCAGAAGAGACCGTTTAGGGGACAGAGAGGTTAGTGAGATAGCAGGAATTAAGCAAAACCAGAAAAACGAAAAAACATTAGAAAAAGAGCCTGGGACATAACTAAAATGAACAGTGATCCTTGGCACCGCTTCGGCAGAACACTCCGCTTGGCTAGATAATCAAATAAAAAACCGAACTTACGTAAATCTCCTTAGAAGATTCACGATATAGTTCGGTTACAACTATTTAAGGCACTTATGTCCCAAACTCAATCACAGTAATACTCACTGGAATTCTTATTTTTTCACCTGGATTTCACAGGATCATCAGTAGACTATGTCTATAAAATAGGAAGCCAGATCCCATATTGCTGATAGCAGTAAAGATTGCAAGTATATTATTCCCCATCGTTAAAAAGTTTTGAACTGTTACCACTTCTCTTTCTGTTTCAATCTTATGACTTTTTAAGTTCCATAGAAATAAGCTTGTCATCATCAGCAATGGGAGGCCAATCCCCGTGGACACATTTTTGTGTTTCGACAAAATAACTATATCATCTCAATTATAATAAAGAAAGAAAGACAGCCGCTCATGCGACTGTCTTTCTTCAATTACTTATAAAGCGGGAAACGATCAGCCAACGCTTTGACGCGGCCTTTCACTTCCTCCAATTTCGCTGCATCATCATGATGCTTCAATGTTGTAGCGATGATAGCAGCAAGCTCGTCCATTTCCGCAAGCTTGAAGCCGCGGGTAGTGACTGCTGCTGTACCGATCCGCACACCACTTGTGATGAATGGACCTTCTTTATCAAATGGAATCGTGTTTTTGTTCGTTGTCACACCGACTTCATCCAATGCATGCTCTGCGTCTTTACCTGTAAGACCTAGTTTGCTTACATCAAGAAGAAGCAGGTGGTTGTCTGTACCGCCAGATACAAGACGGACGCCTTCTTTTGTAAGGCCTTCCGCAAGACGCTGTGCGTTATCAACAATCTGCTGCGCATAAGCTTTGAAATCATTATCCAGGATTTCTTTGAAGCTTACTGCTTTCGCTGCGATTACATGCATCAATGGTCCGCCTTGCATTGCTGGGAAGACAGCTTTATCGATCTGCTTAGCGTACTTCTCTTTTGTCAAGATCATACCACCACGAGGTCCGCGCAATGTTTTATGCGTTGTTGTTGTCACAACATCTGCATAAGGAACTGGCGATTGATGTACGCCTGTTGCTACAAGACCAGCGATATGCGCCATATCAACCATAAGATAAGCACCGACTTCATCAGCAATTTCGCGGAATTTCGCAAAATCGATTTCACGCGGATAAGCACTTGCTCCAGCTACGATCAGCTTTGGCTTTACTTCAAGTGCTTTTTCACGTACGACGTCGTAGTCAAGCTGCTCTGTTTCCTGATCCACACCATATTCCGTGAAGTTATACAGCTTACCGCTGAAGTTCACTGGACTGCCGTGGGTCAAATGGCCGCCATGACTGAGGTTCATCCCAAGAACCGTATCGCCTGGCTCCAAAAATGCGAAATAAACAGCCATGTTTGCCTGTGCACCGGAGTGCGGCTGTACATTGGCATGCTCTGCACCGAAGATTTCCTTTGCTCGGTTAATTGCGAGATTTTCTGCTACATCAACATATTCACAACCGCCATAATATCTGCGGCCTGGATAGCCTTCCGCATATTTGTTTGTGAGTACGGAGCCTTGCGCTTCCATGACAGCCTGTGATACGAAGTTCTCAGAAGCGATCAGCTCGATTTTGTCGTGCTGGCGCCCTCTTTCGTCTTCTATAGCTTGGAATAGTTCTGGATCATTCGCTTGAATATGTTTCATCGAAACATGCCTCCTCGTGTATTGTTGATGTATGTCGTAGCCGGTGTTTTAGTCAGGGTACACAGCCCTCACGCCGCCGATCAGTTTAGGTCTTGTGTAAGCTGTATTGATCCGGGCACCGCCGATATACCGCTGTTTGAGACGGAATGGCACTGCAACAGGCTTCAGATGCATCCCGATCATCGTTTCCCCGATATCAATTCCGGCATCCGCCCGGATATCTTCGACCAACACAGGATTCTCAAACTGCTCATAAGCGCAAGCAGCCATCGAACCACCGGCTCTTGCAACAGGTTTCGCGGAAACTTCGGTTAAACCGTATTGCCGACTGATATGCTTCTCTACTACAATAGCACGATTTAGGTGTTCACAGCACTGAAATACGAGATTTATGCCAGTTTCTTTTTTCAGCCATTCCAGCTGCTGGTAAAGCAGTTCTGCAATTTCCATATTTCCTGCACTGCCGATTCGCTCACCAGCTACTTCGCTTGTCGAACATCCGATCAAGAATAAATCTCCCTTATGCAAATGCCCACAGGAAGCAAGCTCCCTTACAACAGTTTTAATATGATCTGCGATTGCTTTCATGTATACCCTCGCTCTTTACTTGCTTTCGTACTCTGAAATTTTGTTGACGCGGTTTTGGTGACGACCTGCTGTAAATTCAGTTCCAAGCCACGTTTGAACGATTTCGCGTGCCAGTCCTGGCCCGATTACACGTTCACCCATTGCCAGCATGTTGCTGTCATTATGCTCACGCGTTGCTTTTGCGCTGAATACATCGTGCACGAGTGCTGCACGGATGCCTGATACTTTGTTCGCCGAAATACTCATACCAATACCAGTACCGCAAATCAGGATACCGCGATCGAATTCGCCGTTTGCTACTCTTTCTGCAGCTGGAATTCCGTAATCCGGATAATCAACGGAGCCCTCACAATCACAGCCTGTATCTACAAATTCAATATTCAACTCAGTTAAAAGATCTGCAATTTCCTTACGAAGATTTACTCCACCGTGGTCTGATGTTAGAATCACTTTCATTTTCTTCATCCTTCCTTCCGAATTCCGCGTGATGCACGGATGATTGTTGTGTAAAATGGAATTGTTTCATTTGTTCTCTGAGCCTGCCAGCTTGTTCCTCGAGTGATGCCGATAATTGCTCCAGGTTATGCATGACAGATGCTTGCTCCTGAACAGAAGCACTTACTTCCTGCGCTCCGGCTGACGCCTGCTCAGCAAGTGTCGCCACACCTTTGGACTGATCTGTAACCGAAGCAATTTCTTCTCGTTGCTGCAAGGTCAGCTTGCCGATTTCCTGAATCGACGTAACAACGTGTGTAATCGCTGCCGTCATTTCCTCCATGACGACACTGCTTTCGGAGCCTTTTTCTGCCTCAGTCCGTGCCAGTGCCAATTGCTCGTCAATTTCCGTAACAACTTGTCCAATGTTCTGCTGGATCTCTTTAATATTAACAGAAATGTCCTGTGCTGCCTGTCTGCTTTCATCCGCCAGCTTCCGAACCTCTTCAGCTACTACTGCGAATCCCCGTCCCTGTTCGCCGGCACGCGCCGCCTCGATAGAAGCATTAAGTGCAAGCAGATTAGTCTGTTCCGCTATATCACTGACAAAACGGATGATCTCTTCGATTTTTGAAGCGTTCTTTTCGAGCTGCTTAACATTGCCGATTGAATGCTCCTGTTTTTCTGCGATCATTTGAATTCCCTGTACCAAATCCATTACAACTGTCTGGGAACTATGCAATTTTCCAACCATCCCATTGGATAGTTCCTGTGACTGATCCGCTTTAGTCCGGACATCCTCTGACAAGGCTGTTGCGTTGTCGAGTGATTGCACAATGCTGCCGACCGCACCTGATGTAGATTGCGCTCCTTCAGCCATCGTCTGCATAATTCCATCAATCTCAATGACTTTTTCAGATGCAGTCATTGTTTCAGACTGGATCTGTCTGGCGTACTGATCATTCGCTTTTGCATTTGCATCAATGTCTGAGATCATTGACTTCAGGTTATGAAGCATTTTCTGAAAAGCGCGTGTCAAAGCACCAATCTCATCATTCGAAGGAACAACCTCCCATTCTTCCTCCAGGCTGCCGTCAGCAGCTTTTGTTGCAACCTTTTCCAAATCCTTCAACGGCTTCGTGATAAAGCGGGCTGCAGAAAAGGCTAGGATCCCGGTCCATAAAACACCGAGAAATAGTGTGAGAAGAACCAGTACCGGACCGGCAACATCCCAATATTGCTGTACAAAGGGATGCACAATATAAATGAATAATGCACTCACACTATAGGTGACCAATGCGAGAACTGTGGCGAAAATCGCCAGTTTGAGACGCAGACTGAAGCTTTTCATGACATAATCCACCATCCATGCTGATATTTTGGTATGAGAGTCTTTTTACCTACTTCTCATTGTGAATCTTTTCTGCCAATTTATCAACATAGAAATCCAATTCCTTCAGCGTCGTGCGGTACACTTCAACAGAACGCCCGAAAGGATCCATGATATCCGCTGCAGGCATACTTGCTTCAAGCTCCTGAATATGTGCGATCTCGTGCTGGTGGGCGCGCATGAATTCCCTTTGGAATGCAGCAGGGTCTCCAGAAAAACTGCTGGCGAACCGGACACGTTTCGTTTCCAGATCAGCATACGCTTCCTGCAATGATTTCCAAGCAGCTGCCGCCTCCTGAGACGCATATTCCGGCAAGGTATACAGTTTTTCAGCCGCATAAGGATACTGTTCCAGCAATAATTGTTTATGCTGTTCCGTCATCGTCAGGATCAAATCGGCCCAATCCACACGCTCTCTCGTCACAGGCTTGGATTGGTGACTAAACAGTACTCCAGCCTCCTCCATGACCGTTACCGCCTGATGAGAGGCCGGTGACCCGTCATGTGCGAATATACCAGCGGACTGTACCTCCACCTGCGGCA
Coding sequences within it:
- the rpiB gene encoding ribose 5-phosphate isomerase B: MKVILTSDHGGVNLRKEIADLLTELNIEFVDTGCDCEGSVDYPDYGIPAAERVANGEFDRGILICGTGIGMSISANKVSGIRAALVHDVFSAKATREHNDSNMLAMGERVIGPGLAREIVQTWLGTEFTAGRHQNRVNKISEYESK
- the glyA gene encoding serine hydroxymethyltransferase — translated: MKHIQANDPELFQAIEDERGRQHDKIELIASENFVSQAVMEAQGSVLTNKYAEGYPGRRYYGGCEYVDVAENLAINRAKEIFGAEHANVQPHSGAQANMAVYFAFLEPGDTVLGMNLSHGGHLTHGSPVNFSGKLYNFTEYGVDQETEQLDYDVVREKALEVKPKLIVAGASAYPREIDFAKFREIADEVGAYLMVDMAHIAGLVATGVHQSPVPYADVVTTTTHKTLRGPRGGMILTKEKYAKQIDKAVFPAMQGGPLMHVIAAKAVSFKEILDNDFKAYAQQIVDNAQRLAEGLTKEGVRLVSGGTDNHLLLLDVSKLGLTGKDAEHALDEVGVTTNKNTIPFDKEGPFITSGVRIGTAAVTTRGFKLAEMDELAAIIATTLKHHDDAAKLEEVKGRVKALADRFPLYK
- a CDS encoding TIGR01440 family protein, whose product is MKAIADHIKTVVRELASCGHLHKGDLFLIGCSTSEVAGERIGSAGNMEIAELLYQQLEWLKKETGINLVFQCCEHLNRAIVVEKHISRQYGLTEVSAKPVARAGGSMAACAYEQFENPVLVEDIRADAGIDIGETMIGMHLKPVAVPFRLKQRYIGGARINTAYTRPKLIGGVRAVYPD
- a CDS encoding low molecular weight protein arginine phosphatase encodes the protein MKLLIVCTGNTCRSPMAEALVRKRLPQVEVQSAGIFAHDGSPASHQAVTVMEEAGVLFSHQSKPVTRERVDWADLILTMTEQHKQLLLEQYPYAAEKLYTLPEYASQEAAAAWKSLQEAYADLETKRVRFASSFSGDPAAFQREFMRAHQHEIAHIQELEASMPAADIMDPFGRSVEVYRTTLKELDFYVDKLAEKIHNEK
- a CDS encoding methyl-accepting chemotaxis protein — protein: MKSFSLRLKLAIFATVLALVTYSVSALFIYIVHPFVQQYWDVAGPVLVLLTLFLGVLWTGILAFSAARFITKPLKDLEKVATKAADGSLEEEWEVVPSNDEIGALTRAFQKMLHNLKSMISDIDANAKANDQYARQIQSETMTASEKVIEIDGIMQTMAEGAQSTSGAVGSIVQSLDNATALSEDVRTKADQSQELSNGMVGKLHSSQTVVMDLVQGIQMIAEKQEHSIGNVKQLEKNASKIEEIIRFVSDIAEQTNLLALNASIEAARAGEQGRGFAVVAEEVRKLADESRQAAQDISVNIKEIQQNIGQVVTEIDEQLALARTEAEKGSESSVVMEEMTAAITHVVTSIQEIGKLTLQQREEIASVTDQSKGVATLAEQASAGAQEVSASVQEQASVMHNLEQLSASLEEQAGRLREQMKQFHFTQQSSVHHAEFGRKDEENESDSNIRPRWSKSS